The proteins below come from a single Ruegeria sp. SCSIO 43209 genomic window:
- a CDS encoding D-alanyl-D-alanine carboxypeptidase family protein: MGLLLIAFLWLLSFAPLQGMAAPYAAMVIDARTGEVLHSRNADTRLHPASLTKMMTLYIAFEAVRNGEITLDTQVRITKAAAAEPPSKLGLRTGQRISFRYLIRAAAVKSANDAATAIGIALSGSEAAFARRMTRTAKAMGMSRTTFKNAHGLTESGHLSTARDMTTLGRHLLYDYPQYYNLFSRQSTNAGIKTVPNTNRRLLAAYRGADGIKTGYTRAAGFNLVASAKRKDERIIATVFGGKSGASRNARVAELLDMGFRRAPSRAPIRKPARPVYAGNAGLGSAQVVAQAGPPKKSLRPVLRPVASETVQVAGSVAATAEKDNTRIQDGIAAAIAAADIAPSDGAKPSENVVLASVEPAKQPEPEPEVVTRLSTSGGHLWGVNVGRYTTRYEAEKVLLKTALSEMTTLEGTLRKVNQSSRGFDATFQGMTREQADLACRRLQARNVTCFMIGPS; the protein is encoded by the coding sequence ATGGGCTTATTACTTATAGCATTTCTGTGGCTGCTTTCATTTGCACCACTTCAGGGCATGGCGGCCCCTTACGCGGCCATGGTGATCGACGCACGCACCGGAGAAGTGCTGCATTCCCGCAATGCCGACACGCGGTTGCATCCGGCATCTCTGACCAAGATGATGACGCTGTATATTGCGTTTGAGGCCGTGCGGAATGGTGAGATCACGTTGGACACTCAGGTGCGCATCACCAAGGCTGCAGCGGCTGAGCCGCCCTCGAAGCTGGGTTTGCGCACTGGGCAGCGAATCTCGTTTCGCTATCTGATCCGGGCGGCGGCGGTGAAATCCGCCAATGACGCGGCAACCGCGATCGGCATCGCCCTCAGCGGGTCCGAGGCGGCGTTTGCTCGTCGCATGACCCGCACCGCCAAGGCGATGGGGATGAGCCGGACCACCTTCAAGAATGCCCATGGCCTGACCGAGTCGGGGCATTTGTCGACCGCGCGGGATATGACCACGCTGGGCCGTCACCTACTGTATGATTACCCGCAGTACTACAACCTGTTCTCGCGCCAATCGACGAATGCCGGGATCAAGACTGTACCGAACACCAACCGCCGCCTTTTGGCAGCCTATCGGGGCGCCGATGGGATCAAGACCGGCTATACCCGCGCTGCAGGGTTTAATCTGGTTGCTTCGGCCAAGCGCAAGGATGAACGTATCATCGCGACCGTCTTCGGTGGCAAATCAGGGGCATCGCGCAACGCCCGGGTGGCCGAGCTTTTGGATATGGGTTTCCGCCGTGCCCCCTCGCGTGCGCCAATCCGTAAGCCCGCCCGCCCGGTCTATGCAGGGAATGCAGGTCTTGGTAGTGCACAAGTGGTCGCCCAAGCGGGCCCGCCGAAAAAGAGCCTGCGCCCGGTGTTGCGCCCGGTGGCGAGCGAAACGGTTCAGGTCGCGGGGTCGGTCGCTGCAACGGCTGAAAAAGACAACACCCGGATTCAGGACGGTATCGCTGCTGCGATTGCAGCAGCAGACATAGCACCGTCGGATGGCGCCAAGCCTTCCGAAAACGTGGTGCTGGCCTCGGTCGAACCGGCCAAACAACCCGAGCCTGAACCCGAAGTTGTGACCCGCTTGTCCACTTCCGGCGGTCACCTTTGGGGCGTCAATGTTGGCCGCTACACCACACGGTATGAGGCCGAGAAGGTTCTGTTGAAAACTGCGCTGTCGGAAATGACCACTTTGGAAGGCACTTTGCGTAAGGTGAACCAAAGCTCGCGTGGGTTTGACGCGACATTTCAGGGCATGACCCGCGAGCAGGCTGATCTGGCCTGTCGTCGGTTACAGGCGCGCAATGTCACGTGTTTCATGATCGGGCCGTCATAA
- a CDS encoding HAD family hydrolase, whose protein sequence is MRDKLTTIGFDADDTLWHNERFFQLTQAYFAELLADHADHDHLMERLLAAEKRNIQHYGYGIKGFTLSMIETAIEVTEDRVPARVIRQLVEAGQEMLAHPIELLPHAREAIEAVAETHKVLLITKGDLIDQERKLAQSGLGELFDGVEIVSEKTAATYAEIFDQYGDGPDASMMIGNSMRSDVVAPIEAGCWGVHVPHGLVWEVEQAEVPTSNPRFRELKDLGDLSALIDQIS, encoded by the coding sequence ATGCGGGACAAACTGACAACAATCGGGTTCGATGCAGACGATACCCTTTGGCATAACGAGCGTTTCTTCCAGCTGACTCAGGCATATTTTGCCGAATTGCTGGCCGATCACGCCGATCACGATCACCTGATGGAACGTCTACTTGCCGCCGAAAAGCGCAACATCCAGCACTATGGGTATGGCATCAAGGGCTTTACCCTGTCGATGATCGAGACAGCGATTGAGGTGACGGAAGATCGCGTACCGGCGCGCGTCATCCGCCAACTTGTTGAAGCGGGGCAGGAGATGCTGGCACATCCCATCGAACTGCTCCCCCATGCGCGCGAGGCCATCGAGGCGGTGGCCGAGACGCATAAGGTTCTGCTGATCACCAAGGGCGACCTGATCGATCAGGAGCGTAAGCTGGCGCAATCCGGATTGGGTGAGCTGTTCGATGGCGTCGAGATCGTGAGCGAAAAAACGGCGGCGACCTATGCGGAGATTTTTGACCAGTACGGTGATGGACCCGACGCTTCGATGATGATCGGAAACTCGATGCGTTCTGACGTGGTGGCCCCAATCGAAGCCGGGTGCTGGGGCGTGCATGTCCCGCACGGGTTGGTATGGGAGGTCGAGCAGGCCGAGGTCCCAACTTCCAACCCACGGTTCCGCGAGTTGAAGGATTTGGGTGATCTTTCAGCTTTGATTGATCAGATTTCCTGA
- the clpS gene encoding ATP-dependent Clp protease adapter ClpS, producing the protein MRKHQWIMSEKDDEDDDTSVLVQTRPKTKRPPLYKVLLLNDDYTPMEFVVHVLERFFGMTHAQAFEIMLTVHKKGVAVVGVFSHEIAETKVGQVMDFARRHQHPLQCTMEREE; encoded by the coding sequence ATGCGCAAACACCAGTGGATCATGTCTGAAAAGGACGACGAAGACGACGACACGTCGGTCCTGGTGCAAACGCGCCCCAAGACCAAGCGGCCGCCGCTGTATAAGGTGTTGTTGCTGAATGACGATTACACGCCGATGGAGTTCGTGGTGCATGTGCTGGAACGGTTCTTCGGCATGACCCATGCGCAAGCGTTTGAAATCATGCTGACCGTCCACAAGAAAGGTGTCGCCGTGGTTGGCGTGTTCAGTCATGAGATTGCCGAGACCAAGGTCGGGCAAGTCATGGATTTCGCGCGCAGGCATCAGCACCCGCTGCAATGCACCATGGAACGCGAAGAATAA
- a CDS encoding LamB/YcsF family protein: MPSVDLNADMGEGFGPWKMGDDESLLKIITSANIACGFHAGDPDVMAKTIALAAQNGVGIGAHPGFPDLQGFGRRNMKVPHDSLRNLVRYQLGSAIGMAKALGTEVRHLKLHGALANMCSVDIDMARACYQGALDLDPDIIIMVLAVTKQEEAVRELGCKWVGEIFADRAYNDDGTLVDRSLPGAVIHDPTLAGARILEMVKEGAIITESGERLETSIDTICLHGDGPTAVQIAHSVRENLIAGGVEVTKFIR; encoded by the coding sequence AGGCTTTGGCCCGTGGAAGATGGGTGACGATGAAAGCCTTCTGAAGATCATCACATCAGCCAATATCGCCTGTGGCTTTCATGCGGGTGACCCGGATGTGATGGCCAAGACCATAGCTCTGGCAGCCCAGAACGGTGTGGGCATCGGTGCGCATCCCGGTTTTCCTGACCTGCAGGGATTCGGGCGTCGAAACATGAAAGTGCCCCATGACAGTTTGCGCAATCTGGTGCGTTATCAGCTTGGATCGGCAATCGGTATGGCCAAGGCGTTGGGCACCGAAGTACGGCATCTGAAATTGCACGGGGCGCTGGCCAACATGTGTTCGGTCGATATCGATATGGCGCGGGCCTGTTATCAGGGTGCATTGGACTTGGACCCGGACATCATCATCATGGTGCTGGCGGTCACCAAACAAGAAGAAGCGGTGCGCGAGCTGGGCTGCAAATGGGTGGGCGAGATTTTTGCCGACCGTGCCTATAACGACGATGGTACTTTGGTGGATCGGTCACTGCCGGGAGCCGTGATCCATGACCCCACACTGGCCGGAGCACGTATTCTGGAAATGGTGAAGGAAGGCGCCATCATCACCGAATCCGGCGAACGCCTTGAGACCTCAATCGATACGATCTGCCTGCATGGTGATGGCCCAACGGCAGTTCAGATCGCGCACTCGGTGCGCGAGAACCTGATCGCGGGCGGAGTCGAGGTCACAAAATTCATCCGTTAG